One Microbacterium esteraromaticum genomic window carries:
- the dapE gene encoding succinyl-diaminopimelate desuccinylase, with the protein MALDLTASSLDLTRIICDIPSVSGGEALLADEIEAAVRAYPHLQVVRHGNTVVARTDLGRAQRVVIAGHIDTVPINANVPTRDVEIDGVPHLWGRGTVDMKAGVAVQLKLAAELTDPVVDITWMWYDNEEVDAALNGLNLLAQARPDLFAADFAILGEPSDGRVEGGCNGTLRAVVRVRGVRAHSARSWIGENAIHAAAPILSRLAEYRAREVEVEGLGYREGLNAVSIRGGVAGNVIPDLCEVDVNYRFAPNKSVADAEAHVRSVFAGFEVDIVDAAGGARPGLDAPIAQQFLSAVGGEAHAKYGWTDVARFSAMGVPAVNYGPGDPHLAHHDEERVPVSQIEDVERGLRAWLSAS; encoded by the coding sequence ATGGCGCTCGACCTGACCGCATCCTCACTCGACCTCACTCGCATCATCTGCGACATCCCCAGCGTCTCGGGCGGTGAGGCGCTGCTGGCCGACGAGATCGAGGCCGCGGTGCGCGCGTATCCGCACCTGCAGGTGGTGCGGCACGGCAACACGGTCGTCGCCCGCACGGATCTCGGCAGGGCCCAGCGCGTCGTGATCGCCGGTCACATCGACACGGTGCCGATCAATGCGAACGTGCCCACCCGCGACGTCGAGATAGACGGGGTGCCGCACCTGTGGGGCCGCGGCACCGTCGACATGAAGGCCGGCGTCGCCGTGCAGCTCAAGCTGGCCGCCGAGCTGACCGACCCCGTGGTCGACATCACGTGGATGTGGTACGACAACGAAGAGGTCGACGCCGCGCTGAACGGCCTGAACCTGCTCGCACAGGCGCGCCCCGATCTCTTCGCCGCCGACTTCGCCATCCTCGGCGAGCCCTCGGACGGACGCGTCGAGGGCGGCTGCAACGGCACGCTGCGCGCCGTCGTGCGCGTGCGCGGCGTGCGGGCTCACAGCGCACGCTCGTGGATCGGCGAGAATGCGATCCACGCCGCGGCCCCGATCCTCTCGCGTCTCGCCGAGTATCGTGCGAGAGAGGTCGAGGTCGAGGGTCTGGGCTACCGCGAGGGGCTGAACGCCGTGAGCATCCGGGGAGGCGTCGCGGGCAACGTGATTCCCGACCTGTGCGAGGTCGACGTGAACTACCGCTTCGCGCCGAACAAGAGCGTCGCGGACGCCGAGGCGCACGTGCGCTCGGTGTTCGCAGGATTCGAGGTCGACATCGTCGACGCCGCCGGTGGCGCGCGACCCGGTCTCGATGCGCCGATCGCGCAGCAGTTCCTCTCGGCGGTCGGAGGCGAGGCCCATGCGAAGTACGGCTGGACCGACGTCGCGCGATTCTCGGCCATGGGGGTTCCCGCCGTGAACTACGGTCCCGGTGACCCGCACCTCGCGCACCACGACGAGGAGCGTGTGCCCGTCTCGCAGATCGAGGACGTCGAACGCGGGCTGCGCGCGTGGCTCAGCGCGTCCTGA